From the Primulina tabacum isolate GXHZ01 chromosome 15, ASM2559414v2, whole genome shotgun sequence genome, one window contains:
- the LOC142527717 gene encoding tRNA-specific adenosine deaminase TAD1-like isoform X1 produces MKAFSWAHKLSNSSVSSIPMGAHSEAIPPPEPEKPLGERVSEVVSSVYSSLPKKGTLQGREVSVLAAFLLSGPTQELQVVALGTGMKCIGHKRRSLNGDVLNYSHAEVITRRSLLRLFYSEIHRLTKIYCKYEHNNRSTELQNDDITKSVFLLNSGVLGRGMFKFKQCWKLHLYVSPLLCGDVSLNSQMFTCLNNGSSNSKVSDGQCITSECSDAQCLQVTLLRLLVLFIGSLVEEIQLCQYSICWNKCGLYEVILETTGRKQGTSAKGALYPSI; encoded by the exons ATGAAGGCCTTTTCATGGGCCCATAAGTTGTCCAATTCTTCAGTTTCCTCAATCCCCATGGGTGCCCACTCTGAGGCCATTCCTCCACCGGAACCTGAGAAGCCATTGGGGGAGAGGGTTTCAGAGGTAGTATCGTCGGTTTACAGTTCTCTTCCCAAAAAGGGGACGCTTCAAGGACGTGAAGTCTCTGTTTTGGCAGCGTTTCTTCTCTCCGGCCCTACTCAGG AATTACAAGTGGTTGCGTTGGGAACTGGGATGAAATGCATAGGGCACAAACGGCGGAGTTTGAATGGCGACGTCCTCAATTATTCTCATGCTGAAGTCATTACTAGAAGATCCCTCCTTAG GCTCTTCTATTCAGAGATTCATCGCCTCACAAaaatttattgtaaatatgagcatAATAACAGAAGCACAGAGTTGCAGAATGACGATATTACCAAATCAGTTTTCCTTCTTAACTCTGGTGTCCTTGGCCGAggaatgtttaagtttaaacaATGCTGGAAGTTGCATTTGTATGTATCACCATTGCTAT GTGGGGATGTCTCACTTAATTCTCAGATGTTCACTTGTTTAAATAATGGTTCATCAAATTCAAAAGTATCAGACGGGCAATGCATCACTTCAGAATGTTCTGACGCACAATG TCTCCAGGTCACTCTTCTCAGATTGCTGGTACTGTTCATAGGAAGCCTGGTCGAGGAGATACAACTTTGTCA GTATTCAATATGTTGGAATAAATGTGGCTTGTACGAAGTCATTCTCGAAACAACTGGTAGAAAGCAGGGTACATCTGCAAAAGGTGCTTTGTATCCTTCCATTTAG
- the LOC142527717 gene encoding tRNA-specific adenosine deaminase TAD1-like isoform X2, which yields MKAFSWAHKLSNSSVSSIPMGAHSEAIPPPEPEKPLGERVSEVVSSVYSSLPKKGTLQGREVSVLAAFLLSGPTQELQVVALGTGMKCIGHKRRSLNGDVLNYSHAEVITRRSLLRLFYSEIHRLTKIYCKYEHNNRSTELQNDDITKSVFLLNSGVLGRGMFKFKQCWKLHLYVSPLLCGDVSLNSQMFTCLNNGSSNSKVSDGQCITSECSDAQCLQVTLLRLLVLFIGSLVEEIQLCHWSTQF from the exons ATGAAGGCCTTTTCATGGGCCCATAAGTTGTCCAATTCTTCAGTTTCCTCAATCCCCATGGGTGCCCACTCTGAGGCCATTCCTCCACCGGAACCTGAGAAGCCATTGGGGGAGAGGGTTTCAGAGGTAGTATCGTCGGTTTACAGTTCTCTTCCCAAAAAGGGGACGCTTCAAGGACGTGAAGTCTCTGTTTTGGCAGCGTTTCTTCTCTCCGGCCCTACTCAGG AATTACAAGTGGTTGCGTTGGGAACTGGGATGAAATGCATAGGGCACAAACGGCGGAGTTTGAATGGCGACGTCCTCAATTATTCTCATGCTGAAGTCATTACTAGAAGATCCCTCCTTAG GCTCTTCTATTCAGAGATTCATCGCCTCACAAaaatttattgtaaatatgagcatAATAACAGAAGCACAGAGTTGCAGAATGACGATATTACCAAATCAGTTTTCCTTCTTAACTCTGGTGTCCTTGGCCGAggaatgtttaagtttaaacaATGCTGGAAGTTGCATTTGTATGTATCACCATTGCTAT GTGGGGATGTCTCACTTAATTCTCAGATGTTCACTTGTTTAAATAATGGTTCATCAAATTCAAAAGTATCAGACGGGCAATGCATCACTTCAGAATGTTCTGACGCACAATG TCTCCAGGTCACTCTTCTCAGATTGCTGGTACTGTTCATAGGAAGCCTGGTCGAGGAGATACAACTTTGTCA TTGGTCTACCCAATTTTGA
- the LOC142527717 gene encoding tRNA-specific adenosine deaminase TAD1-like isoform X3 has protein sequence MKAFSWAHKLSNSSVSSIPMGAHSEAIPPPEPEKPLGERVSEVVSSVYSSLPKKGTLQGREVSVLAAFLLSGPTQELQVVALGTGMKCIGHKRRSLNGDVLNYSHAEVITRRSLLRLFYSEIHRLTKIYCKYEHNNRSTELQNDDITKSVFLLNSGVLGRGMFKFKQCWKLHLYVSPLLCGDVSLNSQMFTCLNNGSSNSKVSDGQCITSECSDAQCLQVTLLRLLVLFIGSLVEEIQLCQ, from the exons ATGAAGGCCTTTTCATGGGCCCATAAGTTGTCCAATTCTTCAGTTTCCTCAATCCCCATGGGTGCCCACTCTGAGGCCATTCCTCCACCGGAACCTGAGAAGCCATTGGGGGAGAGGGTTTCAGAGGTAGTATCGTCGGTTTACAGTTCTCTTCCCAAAAAGGGGACGCTTCAAGGACGTGAAGTCTCTGTTTTGGCAGCGTTTCTTCTCTCCGGCCCTACTCAGG AATTACAAGTGGTTGCGTTGGGAACTGGGATGAAATGCATAGGGCACAAACGGCGGAGTTTGAATGGCGACGTCCTCAATTATTCTCATGCTGAAGTCATTACTAGAAGATCCCTCCTTAG GCTCTTCTATTCAGAGATTCATCGCCTCACAAaaatttattgtaaatatgagcatAATAACAGAAGCACAGAGTTGCAGAATGACGATATTACCAAATCAGTTTTCCTTCTTAACTCTGGTGTCCTTGGCCGAggaatgtttaagtttaaacaATGCTGGAAGTTGCATTTGTATGTATCACCATTGCTAT GTGGGGATGTCTCACTTAATTCTCAGATGTTCACTTGTTTAAATAATGGTTCATCAAATTCAAAAGTATCAGACGGGCAATGCATCACTTCAGAATGTTCTGACGCACAATG TCTCCAGGTCACTCTTCTCAGATTGCTGGTACTGTTCATAGGAAGCCTGGTCGAGGAGATACAACTTTGTCAGTAA